In one window of Notolabrus celidotus isolate fNotCel1 chromosome 15, fNotCel1.pri, whole genome shotgun sequence DNA:
- the LOC117827137 gene encoding cortexin-1 — MSDTNYWVVDYELSSPSPPGFPRGPTVLQPMIGHPEQGTALCFVGLLVLLLLFLVVRCVRILLDPYSSMPASSWTDHKEGLDRGQFDYALV; from the coding sequence ATGAGCGACACAAACTACTGGGTTGTGGACTATGAGCTATCCTCTCCCTCTCCGCCTGGGTTCCCCAGGGGTCCGACGGTGCTGCAGCCCATGATAGGGCATCCCGAGCAAGGAACCGCCCTGTGCTTTGTCGGCCTCctcgtgctgctgctgctctttctgGTTGTTCGCTGCGTCCGAATCTTGTTGGACCCCTACAGCAGCATGCCGGCATCATCATGGACTGACCATAAGGAGGGGCTCGACAGAGGACAGTTTGATTATGCTTTGGTGTGA